A segment of the Fusobacterium ulcerans genome:
GATGCTTGAACAAAATTTTCCAGTATTCAGTAGAGGAAGATTTGCACAGGATTCATCAGTAAGAACTAAAATAGTTGATTACAGATGTCCTATTGAAATAGGAGCTGTATGGATAAATCCAGGTGATTTAGTAGTTGCAGATATGGATGGAGTACTTATTGTTCCTAAAAATATAGAGGAAGAAGTAATAGTTAAATCATTGGAAAAAGTAAGAGCAGAAAAGAAAGTAAGAGAAGAGATAGAAAATGGAATGTCTAGTACAGATGCATTTAAAAAATATGGAGTATTATAGAATTTATGGATAAAGATAGAAAAGATATGGAAAAAAATATACTTACAGACTATACAGAGGATATCTTTTCTCAAAGAGAAAATGATGAATATCATATATCTATCCGTTATGAAAGAGAACTTATGGATGCTGTAAAATGTGGAGATGTAGAAAGACTGAAAAAGATTTCTCTGAAAAAATATCAGGGAAATGTTGGAAGATTATCAGATGATCCAATAAAAAATTTTAGATATTTTGCAATCTGCTGTGTGACTCTTTTTACTAGGGCAGCTATGGAGGGAGGAGTCTCTCCTGAAAATGCTTTTGCTCTGAGTGATGCTTGTATCAGAAAACTTGATAAAAGTACCACAGAGGAAGAGATACAAAAGAGTATGGACTATGCCAAAGAAAAATTTGGACAATTGGTAAATGAGAGCAACAGCCAGAAAGGGAATAGCAAAATACTGGAAAAGATTAAAAGATACATATTCAAACATCTTCATAAAAAAATAAGTGTAGAAGAAATGGCACGTGAACTTGGAATGAACAAGGAATATCTTTCTCATATTTTTCATAAGCTGGAAGGAAAAACGATTGTGAACTATATTCAGCAGGAAAAAATTAGAGAGGGAGAGAATCTCTTGAAATATTCAGAACATGAAGTAGCAACTATCAGCAGCTATTTAGGATTTAGTTCTCAAAGCTATTTTAATACAGTATTTAAAAAATACACTGGAATGACACCAGCAAAATATAGGGCAGTTCATCAGAGAGAAATTTATTAAAAACAAAGAATATTAAAAAGATGCAAAGAAAATTGAAATATTTCTGCATCTTTTTTTTATATAATAGAAGTATTAATATGAAAAAAGGAGGACTTCTATGAATAAAGGTTTTCAAAAAGATTTTCTATGGGGTGGAGCAGTCGCAGCTCATCAGGTGGAAGGTGGTTATAATAAAGGTGGGAAAGGTATCAGCATAGCAGATGTAATGACAGGAGGAAGTGTATCACATCCTAGAAAAATAACTGATGGAATATTGAAAAATGAATATTATCCAAATCATGAAGCAGTAGATTTTTATGGACATTATAAGGAAGATATAAAACTTTTTGCTGAGATGGGGTTTAAATGTTTTCGTACATCTATAGGCTGGACCAGAATTTTTCCAAAGGGAGATGAAGATGCTCCAAATGAAGAAGGGTTGAAATTTTATGACTCTCTTTTTGATGAACTTTTAAAATATGGAATAGAACCTGTGGTGACACTTTCACACTTTGAAATGCCATATTATCTAGTAAAGAAATATGGAGGGTGGAGAAACCGTAAACTTATAGATTTTTTTGAAAAATACAGCAGAATAGTTTTGGAAAGATACAAAAATAAGGTAAAATACTGGATGACATTTAATGAAATAAATAATCAGACAGATATTTCTAACCCTATTTTTGGTTTTGTAAATTCAGGAGTACTGTATAAAGAGAGAGAAGAGGCAAAAAAGGTAATGTATCAAGCCGCTCATTATGAGTTAGTAGCAAGTGCTAGAGCAGTAAAGGCAGCCAGAGAGATAAATCCAGATTTTCAAATGGGCTGTATGATTGGATTTGTTCCAATGTACCCTTATTCATGTAATCCTGAAGATGTCATGAAAACACAGGAAAAAATGCGTGAAAGATATATTTTTTCAGATGTTCATGTGAGAGGACATTATCCTTCATATATAGAAAAAGAATGGGAAAGAGCAGGATATACTTTAGATATTACAGAAGAAGATAGAGGAATATTGGAACAAGGAACTGTTGATTATATAGGAATAAGTTATTATATGTCAGTAGTTGTAAAAGCTGAAATGGAAAATGCAGAAGAACAATCAGATTATATATTCAGTGGGTTTGTAAAAAATCCATATGTAAAAGCTACTGATTGGGGATGGCAGATAGACCCAGAAGGACTTCGTTATTCTTTAAATCTTCTTTATGAAAGATATGAGAAGCCTATATTTATTGTGGAAAATGGCTTTGGAGCTATGGATAAAATAGAAGAAGACGGAATGATACGTGATAATTATAGAATAGCCTATCTCAAAGCTCATATTGAAGAAATGAAAAAAGCAGTGGTATTAGATGGGGTAAAAGTTATAGGATATACACCATGGGGCTGTCTAGATTGTGTATCATTTACTACTGGAGAAATGAAAAAAAGATATGGGTTTATTTATGTAGATAAAGATAATGAAGGAAGAGAAACTTTAAACAGAAGCAGAAAAGAGTCTTTTTATTGGTATAAAAAAGTTATTGAGTCTAATGGAGAAAAATTATAGAGCAATAAATAAATTAAATTGGTTATTAAAAATAGGAGATAAAAAGTTAGATTAAATTTTATATTTCTGCTTTTAAGGTCTCCTTTTTTTAATAAAGGAAGAAATTTTATGAGTATGCTAAAATAGCTAGTTAGGAGAAATGAAGAATAATTTGAATAAAAAAACTTGCAACGTTCTATTAGATATATTATAATGGAAATGTTCTGTTTTTAAGCTGTAAATTGTTTTTTTTATGTAGGGTAGATATAAAGATATTCATGAAGTAACTAAAAATTAATATAAAATCAGAAAATTTAAATTTAGAAGACTGTGAAGATATAGCAAGGGAGATACTGTAAAAAAGAGAATATTATATAAGATTATAGTATTTTTGGGGGAGGAGTGTGAAGAGAATAGATTTTTTAAAGAAAAAAATATTTTTTGGAGTTATTCCAATTTTTATTATATTATTTGCTTTGCTTTTCATTTTAATGAAGACATTTATTTTAGAAAAACCAGTTAATAATAAAATAATTGCTAAAAATATTTTTAAAAGAACAATGATAGTAGTTGCAGATATTGATTATGAACCTTATTCTTTTATAAGCGAACAGGGGTGTCCTTCAGGACATGATATTGAATTGGTAAATGCTCTTGCTAATAAAATGGAGTATAATTTAGAGATTAGATTAATGAAATGGAAAGATTGCATTGAAACAGTAATTGCTGGAAGAGCAGATATGATTCTTGGGTTAGATTATAAACCAAAAGATTTTCCAGAATTAGCTTTGTCAGCTGCTATATCAAGTGATCCTTTTGTTTGTTTTGGAAAAAAACATTATAAATCTATTCATGAACTTCATGAGAAAAAATTAGCATCCCTTGAAAATAGTGGATGTAAATCAGAATTTTTAGAGCCATATGAATTAGTAGAGAATACAAAAGAGTATGGAACTTATACAGAAGTATTACAATCAGTTATTTCTGGAGAAAATGATTATGCTCTTGTAAGATATTCAGTAGGAAGACGCATACTGGCAAAACAGGGAATTCACTCTGTCTCAGCAGTAGGACCTAAGATGACAAATACTTCTATGTGTATAGGAGTTAGTAGGAAAAGTTCGATTTCTATTGAAGAGGTTAATAAAAATTTAAGGGAATTGATGCATAATGGAGTTGTAGAGGAACTATCAAAAAAATGGTTAGGTCATTATGTAGAGCTTATTGAATTTAAAGATTTTATAAAAGAATATTGGTATATAGGTTTTATAGCTGTGAGTTTGATATTGCTTTATTTAGCATTTTCTATGCTGTATTTCTACAGAAAAAAATCTGAAATAATACTGAATAAAAATGAAAGTATGAAAAGAGTTCAAGAGTATCAGAATTTTATGATTGATGCAACTCAGGGATTGTATGAAAATATTTATGAGCTTGATATAACTCATAACTGTGCTGGTAGTGATGAAACAAAAAGATATTTTGAACGTCTGGGAATGTCTGGAGATATTTCTTACGATGAAGCTTTATCTGAAATTGCAAGGCAACAGATAAAGGATGAGTTTGTACAAGGATATCTGGATACCTTTAATACTAAAAATGTAATAAAATCATTTAAAGAAGGGATCAATAATCTATCATATGATTTTATGATTACTGCAAATGGAAAAGATTATTATTGGCTTAGGATTTCAGCACGTATTTTTTATTGGAAATATGATAACTCTGTTCGTATGCTTACTTTTAGAGAAAATATTGATAAGAGAAAGAGAATGGAATTTGAAGCAAAGATGGATGTTTTAACAGGACTTTATAATAAAAAATCATTAGAAGCTCTTATTAAAAAAAGACTTAAAGATGAAAGAAATGAGAATAAAGAGTGTGCTTTTATTATTATTGATGTGGATCATTTTAAGTTAGCTAATGATTATTGGGGACATGCTTTTGGAGATAAAGTGCTTTTAAAGATAGCTGAAAAAATTAAAAATTACTTTAGAAATACAGATATTTTAGGGCGTTTTGGTGGAGATGAATTTGTGGTATTTGTTCAAGATTTTTCTTCTGCTGAATGGCTTAAAAGAAAATTGAATGGATTAAATGAAATTTTAATTGAAGAACTCAAGTCAGAAGGGAAGACTTGTAAAATATCAGCTAGTATAGGAGCAGCGGTCTATCCTAAAACAGCAGCTTTATATGAAAATATGTTTGAAAAAGCTGATAAGGAACTCTACAAAGTTAAACGTAGTGGAAGAAATGGTAACAGTATTTTTATCTATAAAGAAAAAGAAAAGCAAGAGATAATTTAAGGTAGGAAATATAAAAGCAGCATAGTTGATTTCAATTATGCTGCTTTTGATTTTATAAGATAAAAGATATTGAAAATTAATAAGTAAGGGGTTGGAATTAGACCAGCAATATCAAGGGTTAGTAAAAGAATTGCCAAATTATAGGTAAATTCAGAGGAAAAAATATATTTTTTTATAAAATGAAGATAATAGAAGGATTTTATCCAAATAACAAAATAATTCAATATAATAAGGAATAAAGTCTAATAATTCAAATTGCTTTATTGAATAAAATGAGGTATTATAATTAAGCACAGTTAAAGAAATGGTCGCATAGCTCAGTTGGGAGAGCACCTGCCTTACAAGCAGGGGGTCATAGGTTCAAGTCCTATTGTGACCACCATTATGCTGGGGGTGTAGCTCAGTTGGTTAGAGCGCCTGCCTGTCACGCAGGAGGTCGCGAGTTCGACCCTCGTCACTCCCGCCATTTTTATTTCTTACTGACTGTTAGATGCCCAGATAGCTCAGTCGGTAGAGCAGGGGACTGAAAATCCCCGTGTCGGTGGTTCGATTCCGCCTCTGGGCACCACTAAAATTTTATAACGGCGACGTCGCCAAGCGGTAAGGCAGAGGTCTGCAAAATCTCCACCACCAGTTCAAATCTGGTCGTCGCCTCCAAGTGAGGATAAAAGCAATCATAAATTGGTTGCTTTTTTTTATGTTTAAAAAAATAAAATTAGCTTTCTAAAATTCTTTCTGCTTTAAAATTAAGATTAAAGATATTTTTTGTCAATTAAAAAAAATTTTGATATAATTGAGTGAGAAAATAATAGAATATTTAATCGAACATGGAGGGGGATTTTGAAAGTAAAGGCTGAAACACTCTTATTTTTGAGTATTAAAAAAATAATTTTAGGAGTGGCTGTATTAATAATTGCAATAGGAGCAACTGCAATTAAATATAATAGAAATGCTGTAAATCAAGAGATTAGAAGGTATCTTTATGAATTATCTGTACAAGCAAAGGGAAAAGTTGATACTAGAATCATTTCGAATTTTACAATACTGGATACTATATCTAAGGATGTAAAAGAGAAACAACTTACAGTTGAAGAAATTGATAATTATGTTAAATATTTAGGATATGCTTACCCTTTTAATTGGATTGGGTATAGCGACAGTAAAGGAAATATTAAAATATCTAAAAGAAAAAAATATAGAAGATAATATGGAGCATGCACTGGAAAATAATGAGTTTATAGTATATTTTCAGCCAAAAGTTGAGTTAAAAACTAATAAAATAGCTGGAGCAGAAGCTTTAGTGCGTTGGCAAGATCCTAAAAAAGGATTGATTCCACCAGATGAGTTTATTCCAATATTTGAAAAAAATGGATTTATAACAAAATTAGATATATATGTTTTTGAAGAAGTGTGTAAGACTATAAGAAAATGGTTAAATGAAGGAATTAATCCTATTCCTGTTTCTGTTAATTTATCTCGAATGCATTTACAAAACCCTAATTTTTTAAAAAAATATAAAGAAATTCAGGAGAAATATGAGGTTCCTGCTGATCTTTTGGAAATAGAATTAACAGAAACCTTAGTATTTGAAAACTTTGAACAACTAAAAAAGGTTATTGATGATATACACCAAATGGGATTCAGCTGTTCTATAGATGATTTTGGGAGCGGGTATTCTTCTCTGAATCTACTTAAAGAAATACCAGTAGATATTTTAAAACTAGATAGGATATTTTTCAGCAAAAAAAATGATAAAAGAGGAAATAGTGTCATAGAATCCATTATTTCATTAGCTAAAAAATTAAATATGACAACAATATCTGAAGGGGTTGAAACAATATCACAAGTAGAATTTTTAAGGAAAGCAGATTGTGATTTGGTTCAAGGATATGTATATTCAAAACCCTTAGCTAAAGATGATTTTGAAATAACTTTCTTAAAAAATGAGAATATACAGGTGAAAAAATATAAAGAAAAAAAATAAGAAAATAAAGAGAAAGCAGTCTAAATAATTAGGTTGCTTTTTTTTTATTTTCGAGGGATAATTAACTAAGAAACAGTGGGAGGTACTTGATATGGATAAGAAACCCAAAGTTGTTGTTATAGGAGGAGGAAGTGGTATTTCAGTAGTATTAAGAGGATTGAAATATCTTCCAGTAGATTTGACAGCTATAGTGACTGTGGCAGATGATGGAGGAAGTAGTGGACTTTTGAGAAAAGAGTTTGATGTTCCTGCTCCTGGAGATCTTAGAAATGTAATGGTAGCATTAAGTGATGTAGAACCTTTGATAGAAGAGGTGTTTCAATATAGATTTAAAAAAGATAGTTTTTTAGGTGGACATCCATTAGGAAATCTTCTGATAATAGCGATGAAGGAACTTACAGGAGATATAAGAAGTGCTGTAGATAATCTCAGAAAACTATTTAATATAAAAGGAAAAATTCTTCCAGCAACAAGTGAGAAAGTTGTTCTTATGGCTGAAAAAGAAGATGGAAAGATAATAGAGGGAGAATCAAATATTCCAGTTTTAGGAGAAAAAATAAAAAGAGTATTTTATAAAGAATCAGTGGAAGCCCCAAAAGAGAATCTCGAGGCTTTGGAAGATGCTGATCTTGTAATATTTGGAATAGGAAGTCTTTATACGAGCATAATACCTAATCTTCTTTTAAATGGAATAAAAGAAAGTTTGAAGAAATGTAAAGGGAAGAGAGTATATATATGTAATGCTATGCAGCAACCAGGAGAAACAGAAGGTTATACAGTGTCAGATCATATAAAGGCTATAAATAAAAATGTTGAGGAAGGGATAATTGATGAAGTTATTGTAGATTCTAGAGAAATTCCAAAGGAAATCCTTGAAAGATATAGAATGATGAATAGTGACAGAGTAATACTGGATAGGGATGAATTGGAAGAGTGCAAGATAAAAGTGATAGATAGAGATATTCTTGAAATAGATTCTAAAGGGATGGTAAGACATCATCCATATAAACTTGCAGCAACTATTTATTCTTTAATTGAAAATTGGGAGGAATTCTATGTATAAACATGTTTTTGGACCAGTGCCATCAAGAAGATTAGGAATATCTTTGGGAGTGGACTTGGTAAAACCTAAAAGCTGTAATATGAACTGTGTATTTTGTGAATGTGGAGCAACTCCAAAACTTGCAGAGAAAAGAGAAAGCTTTAAAGACATAAGAGAAGTGGAAAATGAGATAAGATCAGTTCTAAAAGATGTTAAACCTGATTATATAACATTTTCAGGAAATGGTGAACCAACTCTTAGTAAAGATCTAGGAAAGATAATTAACTGGATAAAAGATAATACAGATGTGAAAGTATGTCTAATAACTAACAGTCTTCTTTTAAATGATGATGAAGTTATAAAGGAAGTACAAAGAGCAGACCTTATAATTCCTACATTAAATAGTGTGGATGATGAAATATTTCATAAAATAAACAGGCCTTCAAATAATATCCATATATCTATGCTTATGTCTGGATTAAAAAAACTTTCTGCTGTATATAATGGAAAAGTTTATTTAGAAACTTTTATAATAGAAGGTTTAAATGATGGAGAAGACCATATTAAAAGAATGGCTGCATTTCTAAAAACTATAAAATTTACTAAATTACAGCTTAATTCATTAGCAAGAAGAGGAGCTGAAAACTGGGTGAAACCTGCATCTATAGAAGCTCTTAATAATGTAAAAAGGCTATTTGCAGAAAATGGAATTGAAAATGTAGAAATAGTAAAAGAACTTTCAGAAAGAAAAGAAAAAATTGAAATGGAAGAAGATTTGATAGAAAATATGAAATCAATAAGAGAATATAGTGAAGAAGAAATGAAAAAAATTTTTAAAACTAAAGATAATGAAAAGCATTGAAAATATTAAGGTTGTAGCGGTCTTTGAAAAAAAATAAAAAAAATAAGAAAAAAAAGTTTGACAAAAAATGAAAAATATTGTAATATAACAAATGTCCGAGAGAACAAGAAGGACACAAAAACAATGATATGAAATGCCGCTTTAGCTCATCTGGTAGAGCAACTGACTTGTAATCAGTAGGTGATTGGTTCGATTCCGATAAGCGGCACCATATATGATGCCCCGTTCGTTCAGTGGTAAGGACATCAGATTTTCACTCTGGCAACAGGGGTTCGATTCCCCTACGGGGTACCACTACAACAATATAATAATCGGTGAGGTTCCCGAGCGGCCAAAGGGATCAGACTGTAAATCTGACGGCTCTGCCTTCGAAGGTTCGAATCCTTCCCTCACCACCATTATTACTACACTAGAATGCAAAAGCATATTGTGTGGATTTTTTTTTAAATAAGTAAGGCAATATAAACTTAAAATAATAAATGAGATATTTCGGAGGTAAGAAAAGGATGGCTAAAGAGAAATTCGAAAGAAGCAAACCCCATGTAAACATTGGAACAATTGGACACGTTGACCACGGAAAAACAACTACAACAGCAGCTATTTCTAAAGTTTTATCAGACTTAGGACTAGCTAAAAAAGTTGATTTTGATAAAATTGACGTAGCTCCAGAAGAAAGAGAAAGAGGAATCACTATCAATACATCTCATATTGAGTATGAAACTGTAAAAAGACACTATGCTCACGTTGACTGTCCAGGACATGCTGACTACGTAAAAAACATGATCACAGGAGCAGCTCAAATGGATGGAGCTATCTTAGTTGTATCAGCAGCAGATGGACCTATGCCACAAACAAGAGAACACATTCTACTATCTAGACAGGTTGGAGTACCTTACATAGTAGTATATTTAAATAAAGCAGATATGGTAGACGATCCAGAATTACTAGAACTAGTAGAAATGGAAGTAAGAGAATTATTAACAGAATATGGATTCCCAGGAGATGATATTCCAGTAGTAACAGGATCATCACTAGGAGCACTAAATGGAGAGCAAAAATGGGTAGATCAAATTATGGCGCTAATGAACGCAGTAGATGAGTATATCCCAACTCCAGAAAGAGCAGTAGACCAACCATTCTTGATGCCAATAGAAGACGTGTTCACAATAACAGGAAGAGGAACAGTTGTAACTGGTAGAGTAGAAAGAGGAATAGTAAAAGTAGGAGAAGAATTAGAAATAATTGGAATCAAACCTACATCAAAAACAACATGTACAGGAGTAGAAATGTTTAGAAAACTTCTTGATCAAGGTCAAGCAGGAGATAACATTGGAGCTCTATTAAGAGGAACTAAAAAAGAAGACGTAGAAAGAGGACAAGTACTAGCAAAACCAGGATCAATCCTACCACATACAGGATTCAGATCAGAAGTATACGTACTAACTAAAGAAGAGGGAGGAAGACATACTCCATTCTTCTCAGGATACAGACCACAATTCTACTTCAGAACTACAGATATAACAGGAGCAGTAACATTACCTGAGGGAGTAGAAATGGTAATGCCAGGAGACAACATTGAGATGAGAGTAGAATTAATACACCCAATCGCAATGGAAACTGGATTAAGATTCGCCATCAGAGAGGGTGGAAGAACAGTAGCTTCTGGAGTAGTTGCTGAAATTACTAAATAATAGTTAGCTAAATCCAAAAATCAAAATATTGAGATCAGCTTTGTGCTGGTCTCTTTTTTTACAGAAATTGAAAGGAAGAAAGCTTGATGGAAAAAAGAGAATATGGATTATTTACTGCTATTGCAATGATAGTAGGCATAGTTATAGGTTCGGGTATATTTTTTAAAAGTGATAATATTCTTATATATACTGGTGGAAGTATAATAAAGGGAGTATTAGTGTTTTCAATAGCAGCAGTTGGAATAATATTTGGAAGTCTTTCTATAAGTATATTGGCTTCTAAAACAACAAAAGCAGGAGGGCTTATAACCTATGCTGATGAATATTCAGGAAGGAAGACAGCGTGTGCTTTTGGATGGTTTCAGGTTTTTATATATTATCCATCTTTAGTAGGAGTACTTTCATGGGTAGCAGCAGTGTATGTATGTATGCTTTTTAATATACCAAATACTTCAGAAATTCTTGGCATGATAGGAGCTTTAGCGGCAGCCTTTTGTTTT
Coding sequences within it:
- a CDS encoding AraC family transcriptional regulator; translated protein: MDKDRKDMEKNILTDYTEDIFSQRENDEYHISIRYERELMDAVKCGDVERLKKISLKKYQGNVGRLSDDPIKNFRYFAICCVTLFTRAAMEGGVSPENAFALSDACIRKLDKSTTEEEIQKSMDYAKEKFGQLVNESNSQKGNSKILEKIKRYIFKHLHKKISVEEMARELGMNKEYLSHIFHKLEGKTIVNYIQQEKIREGENLLKYSEHEVATISSYLGFSSQSYFNTVFKKYTGMTPAKYRAVHQREIY
- a CDS encoding transporter substrate-binding domain-containing diguanylate cyclase, which codes for MKRIDFLKKKIFFGVIPIFIILFALLFILMKTFILEKPVNNKIIAKNIFKRTMIVVADIDYEPYSFISEQGCPSGHDIELVNALANKMEYNLEIRLMKWKDCIETVIAGRADMILGLDYKPKDFPELALSAAISSDPFVCFGKKHYKSIHELHEKKLASLENSGCKSEFLEPYELVENTKEYGTYTEVLQSVISGENDYALVRYSVGRRILAKQGIHSVSAVGPKMTNTSMCIGVSRKSSISIEEVNKNLRELMHNGVVEELSKKWLGHYVELIEFKDFIKEYWYIGFIAVSLILLYLAFSMLYFYRKKSEIILNKNESMKRVQEYQNFMIDATQGLYENIYELDITHNCAGSDETKRYFERLGMSGDISYDEALSEIARQQIKDEFVQGYLDTFNTKNVIKSFKEGINNLSYDFMITANGKDYYWLRISARIFYWKYDNSVRMLTFRENIDKRKRMEFEAKMDVLTGLYNKKSLEALIKKRLKDERNENKECAFIIIDVDHFKLANDYWGHAFGDKVLLKIAEKIKNYFRNTDILGRFGGDEFVVFVQDFSSAEWLKRKLNGLNEILIEELKSEGKTCKISASIGAAVYPKTAALYENMFEKADKELYKVKRSGRNGNSIFIYKEKEKQEII
- a CDS encoding putative bifunctional diguanylate cyclase/phosphodiesterase, which codes for MEHALENNEFIVYFQPKVELKTNKIAGAEALVRWQDPKKGLIPPDEFIPIFEKNGFITKLDIYVFEEVCKTIRKWLNEGINPIPVSVNLSRMHLQNPNFLKKYKEIQEKYEVPADLLEIELTETLVFENFEQLKKVIDDIHQMGFSCSIDDFGSGYSSLNLLKEIPVDILKLDRIFFSKKNDKRGNSVIESIISLAKKLNMTTISEGVETISQVEFLRKADCDLVQGYVYSKPLAKDDFEITFLKNENIQVKKYKEKK
- a CDS encoding 6-phospho-beta-glucosidase, producing MNKGFQKDFLWGGAVAAHQVEGGYNKGGKGISIADVMTGGSVSHPRKITDGILKNEYYPNHEAVDFYGHYKEDIKLFAEMGFKCFRTSIGWTRIFPKGDEDAPNEEGLKFYDSLFDELLKYGIEPVVTLSHFEMPYYLVKKYGGWRNRKLIDFFEKYSRIVLERYKNKVKYWMTFNEINNQTDISNPIFGFVNSGVLYKEREEAKKVMYQAAHYELVASARAVKAAREINPDFQMGCMIGFVPMYPYSCNPEDVMKTQEKMRERYIFSDVHVRGHYPSYIEKEWERAGYTLDITEEDRGILEQGTVDYIGISYYMSVVVKAEMENAEEQSDYIFSGFVKNPYVKATDWGWQIDPEGLRYSLNLLYERYEKPIFIVENGFGAMDKIEEDGMIRDNYRIAYLKAHIEEMKKAVVLDGVKVIGYTPWGCLDCVSFTTGEMKKRYGFIYVDKDNEGRETLNRSRKESFYWYKKVIESNGEKL
- a CDS encoding radical SAM protein, whose product is MYKHVFGPVPSRRLGISLGVDLVKPKSCNMNCVFCECGATPKLAEKRESFKDIREVENEIRSVLKDVKPDYITFSGNGEPTLSKDLGKIINWIKDNTDVKVCLITNSLLLNDDEVIKEVQRADLIIPTLNSVDDEIFHKINRPSNNIHISMLMSGLKKLSAVYNGKVYLETFIIEGLNDGEDHIKRMAAFLKTIKFTKLQLNSLARRGAENWVKPASIEALNNVKRLFAENGIENVEIVKELSERKEKIEMEEDLIENMKSIREYSEEEMKKIFKTKDNEKH
- the tuf gene encoding elongation factor Tu, producing MAKEKFERSKPHVNIGTIGHVDHGKTTTTAAISKVLSDLGLAKKVDFDKIDVAPEERERGITINTSHIEYETVKRHYAHVDCPGHADYVKNMITGAAQMDGAILVVSAADGPMPQTREHILLSRQVGVPYIVVYLNKADMVDDPELLELVEMEVRELLTEYGFPGDDIPVVTGSSLGALNGEQKWVDQIMALMNAVDEYIPTPERAVDQPFLMPIEDVFTITGRGTVVTGRVERGIVKVGEELEIIGIKPTSKTTCTGVEMFRKLLDQGQAGDNIGALLRGTKKEDVERGQVLAKPGSILPHTGFRSEVYVLTKEEGGRHTPFFSGYRPQFYFRTTDITGAVTLPEGVEMVMPGDNIEMRVELIHPIAMETGLRFAIREGGRTVASGVVAEITK
- a CDS encoding gluconeogenesis factor YvcK family protein; the encoded protein is MDKKPKVVVIGGGSGISVVLRGLKYLPVDLTAIVTVADDGGSSGLLRKEFDVPAPGDLRNVMVALSDVEPLIEEVFQYRFKKDSFLGGHPLGNLLIIAMKELTGDIRSAVDNLRKLFNIKGKILPATSEKVVLMAEKEDGKIIEGESNIPVLGEKIKRVFYKESVEAPKENLEALEDADLVIFGIGSLYTSIIPNLLLNGIKESLKKCKGKRVYICNAMQQPGETEGYTVSDHIKAINKNVEEGIIDEVIVDSREIPKEILERYRMMNSDRVILDRDELEECKIKVIDRDILEIDSKGMVRHHPYKLAATIYSLIENWEEFYV